Proteins encoded within one genomic window of Brachybacterium sp. P6-10-X1:
- a CDS encoding endonuclease/exonuclease/phosphatase family protein — translation MTALRVATYNIHHGADGRDRGDLPRTAAALAALDADVIGVQEVDVGFGTRSAHEDQPARLAELLGYQGCFGATLDRPASAGGARARYGLALLTRGQILTHEMRLLPGDPRRPSAHEPRGLLSVRLRSPQGADLTVLVTHLDPAHRHHRAAQVQAILDTAEALEGPRVLLGDLNTDPAAPELVALATGGWREAAAELVGPLAGRPLVTRLVAALPGRPLRATFPSRLPLRRLDSVWVHDGARVEALEVGRSHASDHRGVVASIRLPQSSSIVGP, via the coding sequence ATGACCGCGCTGCGGGTCGCGACGTACAACATCCACCACGGGGCCGACGGCCGGGATCGGGGGGATCTGCCGCGCACCGCCGCCGCGCTCGCCGCCCTGGACGCCGACGTCATCGGCGTCCAGGAGGTCGACGTCGGCTTCGGGACGAGGTCCGCGCACGAGGACCAGCCGGCACGGCTCGCCGAGCTGCTGGGGTACCAGGGATGCTTCGGTGCGACCCTCGACCGCCCCGCGTCGGCCGGCGGTGCTCGCGCGCGCTACGGCCTCGCGCTGCTGACCCGCGGCCAGATCCTCACCCACGAGATGCGGCTCCTGCCCGGCGACCCGCGGCGACCGTCGGCCCACGAACCGCGCGGCCTGCTGAGCGTGCGCCTGCGCTCGCCGCAGGGCGCGGACCTGACCGTGCTGGTCACCCATCTGGACCCCGCGCACCGGCACCACCGCGCCGCCCAGGTGCAGGCGATCCTCGACACCGCCGAGGCGTTGGAGGGTCCCCGGGTGCTGCTCGGCGACCTGAACACGGACCCTGCCGCCCCGGAGCTCGTCGCCCTCGCAACGGGCGGATGGCGGGAGGCCGCCGCGGAGCTCGTCGGCCCCCTTGCCGGTCGGCCCCTCGTGACGCGCCTCGTCGCGGCCCTGCCCGGCCGGCCGCTGCGGGCCACCTTCCCCTCCCGCCTGCCGCTGCGGCGCCTGGACTCCGTCTGGGTGCACGACGGGGCCCGGGTGGAGGCCCTCGAGGTGGGCCGCAGCCACGCCTCGGACCACCGGGGCGTGGTGGCGAGCATCCGCCTGCCGCAGAGCTCCTCTATCGTGGGGCCATGA
- a CDS encoding acyl-CoA dehydrogenase family protein, with the protein MNPLEPATFLPEPWLRTVRERAVVHDRDNTFPADDLADLRELGYLRLLVPTEFGGLGASLLEASRVQRRLAQAAPATALAMNMHLVVTGAALHAHRLGVSAVSTILEDAARGHLFAFGISEAGNDAMLFDSSTSAEVLGGGGYRMTGTKIFTSLAPVWDRLVVHGRVAVASETAPRLVFGVLERSDEVETRHDWDTHGMRATQSCTTRLHGARIEPERVITQTPVGPNTDPFAMGVFGAFELLIASVYTGIAERAIAVGADIAATRRNLTKGIVHADDPDIRWRLADAAIGVDGVVLQLEKVLADLDALGAGETGPGITDHGPRWYLHFSGVKARATESALRSVDQVLRASGGSQFSRRSELERLSRDVRAGMYHPSDEESVHASYAKALLGEIGATRLPGDF; encoded by the coding sequence ATGAACCCCCTCGAGCCCGCGACCTTCCTCCCCGAGCCGTGGCTGCGGACCGTCCGCGAACGTGCTGTGGTCCACGACCGGGACAACACCTTTCCCGCCGACGACCTCGCCGACCTGCGCGAGCTGGGATACCTGCGTCTGCTGGTGCCCACCGAGTTCGGAGGGCTCGGCGCGAGCCTGCTGGAAGCCTCCCGGGTCCAGCGCCGCCTCGCCCAGGCCGCCCCCGCGACGGCGCTGGCGATGAACATGCATCTGGTGGTCACCGGCGCCGCCCTGCACGCCCATCGGCTCGGCGTGAGCGCCGTGTCCACGATCCTGGAGGATGCGGCGCGGGGCCACCTGTTCGCCTTCGGGATCTCCGAGGCCGGCAACGACGCCATGCTCTTCGACTCCTCGACCAGCGCGGAGGTCCTCGGCGGTGGTGGGTACCGGATGACCGGCACCAAGATCTTCACCTCCCTCGCCCCGGTCTGGGACCGCCTGGTGGTCCACGGGCGCGTCGCCGTGGCCAGCGAGACCGCCCCGCGACTGGTCTTCGGGGTGCTCGAGCGCAGCGACGAGGTCGAGACGCGCCATGACTGGGACACCCACGGCATGCGCGCCACCCAGTCCTGCACCACCCGCCTGCACGGCGCCCGGATCGAGCCCGAGCGCGTCATCACCCAGACCCCCGTCGGGCCCAACACGGACCCCTTCGCGATGGGGGTCTTCGGCGCCTTCGAGCTGCTGATCGCCTCCGTCTACACCGGGATCGCCGAGCGGGCGATCGCCGTCGGTGCGGACATCGCCGCCACCCGTCGCAATCTCACCAAGGGCATCGTCCACGCCGACGACCCCGACATCCGGTGGCGCCTGGCCGATGCCGCGATCGGCGTGGACGGCGTCGTGCTCCAGCTCGAGAAGGTGCTGGCGGACCTCGACGCGCTGGGGGCGGGGGAGACCGGCCCCGGGATCACCGATCACGGCCCGCGCTGGTACCTGCACTTCTCCGGCGTCAAGGCCCGCGCCACCGAGTCAGCGCTGCGTTCCGTGGACCAGGTGCTGCGGGCCAGCGGCGGGTCCCAGTTCTCCCGGCGCAGCGAGCTCGAACGGCTCTCGCGCGATGTGCGCGCCGGGATGTACCACCCCTCCGACGAGGAATCCGTCCACGCCTCCTACGCCAAGGCGCTGCTCGGCGAGATCGGCGCGACCCGCCTGCCCGGGGACTTCTGA
- a CDS encoding MFS transporter, protein MSTAPETIPDAPAASPANTRGRVITASMVGTTIEFFDFYAYATAASLVFPALFFPAQTPANQLLSSFAVFGVAFVARPLGSLIFGHFGDRVGRKTTLVASLLVMGIATVLIGVLPSASTPGFSVLAPAILVLLRFCQGVGLGGEWSGAALLATENAPPGKRALYGTFPQLGAPLGFILSNVIFVVLSLRLTPEQFVSWGWRVPFLLSAILVAVGLWVRLKLMESPAFQKVIDEERVAAVPIARIVRTAWRPLILATLAMVATYVLFYLMTAFLMVVGTRPADENSARAAAEAAGNSFDPASFVPGLGYDRPQFLTMLIIGVVFFGIFTVVSGPLADRVGRRPLLLVVTVAIAVFGMLIEPLMSSGTVGVMAALIVGFTLMGLTFGPMAAFLPEMFRADVRYTGSAVSYNLASVIGAAPAPYALIALWQALGGSLWLVGAYLALAAGITLMALLVGTETREVDYLA, encoded by the coding sequence GTGAGCACTGCACCAGAGACGATCCCCGACGCCCCCGCGGCCTCGCCCGCCAACACCCGCGGCCGCGTCATCACGGCCTCGATGGTCGGCACGACGATCGAGTTCTTCGATTTCTACGCCTACGCGACCGCGGCCTCGCTGGTCTTCCCGGCCCTGTTCTTCCCCGCTCAGACCCCGGCGAACCAGCTGCTGAGCTCCTTCGCCGTCTTCGGCGTGGCCTTCGTGGCCCGCCCGCTGGGCTCGCTGATCTTCGGCCACTTCGGCGACCGCGTCGGTCGCAAGACCACCCTCGTGGCGAGCCTGCTGGTCATGGGCATCGCCACGGTCCTGATCGGGGTCCTGCCCAGCGCCTCGACGCCGGGCTTCTCCGTCCTCGCGCCGGCGATCCTGGTGCTGCTGCGCTTCTGCCAGGGTGTGGGCCTGGGCGGCGAGTGGTCCGGGGCCGCACTGCTGGCCACCGAGAACGCCCCGCCCGGGAAGCGCGCCCTGTACGGCACCTTCCCGCAGCTGGGCGCCCCGCTCGGCTTCATCCTGTCCAACGTGATCTTCGTGGTGCTCAGCCTGCGGCTCACCCCGGAGCAGTTCGTCTCCTGGGGCTGGCGCGTGCCCTTCCTGCTCTCGGCGATCCTGGTCGCCGTCGGGCTGTGGGTGCGCTTGAAGCTCATGGAGTCCCCGGCCTTCCAGAAGGTCATCGACGAGGAGAGGGTCGCCGCGGTCCCGATCGCCCGCATCGTCCGCACCGCCTGGCGGCCGCTGATCCTCGCCACCCTCGCGATGGTCGCGACCTACGTGCTCTTCTACCTCATGACGGCCTTCCTGATGGTGGTCGGCACTCGACCGGCCGATGAGAACTCCGCGCGGGCCGCGGCCGAGGCCGCCGGGAACTCCTTCGATCCGGCCTCCTTCGTGCCGGGGCTCGGCTACGACCGTCCGCAGTTCCTGACCATGCTGATCATCGGCGTGGTGTTCTTCGGGATCTTCACCGTGGTCTCCGGCCCGCTCGCCGACCGCGTCGGGCGCCGGCCGCTGCTGCTGGTCGTCACCGTCGCGATCGCCGTGTTCGGGATGCTCATCGAACCGCTGATGAGCTCCGGCACCGTCGGGGTCATGGCCGCACTGATCGTCGGGTTCACCCTGATGGGGCTGACCTTCGGGCCGATGGCCGCGTTCCTGCCGGAGATGTTCCGGGCCGACGTCCGCTACACCGGCAGCGCCGTCAGCTACAACCTCGCCTCCGTGATCGGGGCCGCCCCCGCCCCGTACGCGCTGATCGCGCTGTGGCAGGCGCTCGGCGGCTCGCTGTGGCTGGTCGGTGCCTATCTCGCCCTCGCCGCGGGGATCACGCTGATGGCGCTGCTGGTGGGCACGGAGACCCGCGAGGTGGACTACCTGGCCTGA
- the pgi gene encoding glucose-6-phosphate isomerase, which produces MTAPISPAAPVDPTTTDAWSALEAHHLEQSTSLREWFSADPQRAERFSHTAADLHVDLSKNLVTAETMELLQQLAREVGVGERRDAMFAGAHINTTEDRAVLHTALRRPAGASPALEVDGQQIDADVQETLRRVYAFADTVRSGEWTGMTGRRIETIVNIGIGGSDLGPVMVHEALKPWAQEGLSARFVSNIDPTDAYESTKDLDPETTLVIVASKTFTTLETLTNARLVREWMLQGLRENAALTPEQEKEAVAKHFVAVSTALDKVADFGIDPDNAFGFWDWVGGRYSVDSAIGTVLATVLGPDAFEELLAGFHAMDEHFATAPAEQNVPLLMGLLNVWNVNFLEAETHAVLPYSQYLHRFPAYLQQLTMESNGKAVRWDGSLAATDTGEVFWGEPGTNGQHAFYQLIHQGTRIIPADFIAFATPNHALADGEQDVHELFLANFFAQTKALAFGKTAEEVRAEGTEGDLVAARAFSGDRPTTSIMAPKLTPSVLGQLIALYEHITFVQGVVWGINSFDQWGVELGKQLAKDLAGAVAGEESAIAAEDASTAALIRYYREHRQR; this is translated from the coding sequence ATGACTGCTCCGATCTCCCCTGCCGCCCCCGTCGACCCGACGACCACCGACGCCTGGTCAGCGCTCGAGGCGCATCACCTCGAGCAGAGCACCTCGCTGCGCGAGTGGTTCTCCGCGGATCCGCAGCGCGCCGAGCGCTTCAGCCACACCGCCGCGGACCTCCACGTCGACCTCTCGAAGAATCTCGTGACCGCCGAGACCATGGAGCTGCTGCAGCAGCTCGCCCGCGAGGTCGGGGTCGGGGAGCGCCGCGATGCGATGTTCGCCGGCGCCCACATCAACACCACCGAGGACCGCGCCGTCCTCCACACCGCGCTGCGTCGGCCCGCCGGCGCCTCCCCCGCCCTCGAGGTGGACGGCCAGCAGATCGACGCCGACGTCCAGGAGACCCTCCGGCGCGTGTACGCCTTCGCCGACACGGTGCGTTCCGGGGAGTGGACCGGCATGACCGGCCGACGGATCGAGACCATCGTGAACATCGGCATCGGCGGCTCCGACCTCGGTCCCGTGATGGTCCACGAGGCGCTGAAGCCGTGGGCCCAGGAGGGCCTGTCGGCCCGCTTCGTCTCGAACATCGATCCCACCGACGCCTACGAGTCCACCAAGGACCTCGACCCCGAGACCACGCTGGTGATCGTCGCCTCGAAGACCTTCACGACGCTGGAGACCCTCACCAACGCGCGCCTGGTGCGCGAATGGATGCTGCAGGGACTGCGGGAGAACGCGGCACTGACGCCGGAGCAGGAGAAGGAGGCCGTCGCCAAGCATTTCGTGGCCGTCTCGACCGCGCTGGACAAGGTGGCGGACTTCGGCATCGACCCCGACAACGCCTTCGGCTTCTGGGACTGGGTGGGCGGCCGGTACTCCGTCGACTCCGCGATCGGCACCGTGCTGGCCACCGTGCTGGGACCGGACGCCTTCGAGGAGCTGCTGGCCGGCTTCCACGCGATGGACGAGCACTTCGCCACCGCTCCCGCCGAGCAGAACGTGCCCCTGCTGATGGGGCTGCTGAACGTGTGGAACGTGAACTTCCTGGAGGCGGAGACCCACGCCGTGCTCCCCTACTCCCAGTACCTCCACCGCTTCCCCGCCTACCTCCAGCAGCTGACCATGGAGTCCAACGGCAAGGCGGTGCGCTGGGACGGGTCGCTCGCCGCCACCGACACCGGTGAGGTGTTCTGGGGCGAGCCCGGAACCAACGGCCAGCACGCCTTCTACCAGCTGATCCACCAGGGCACCCGGATCATCCCGGCGGACTTCATCGCCTTCGCCACCCCGAACCATGCCCTCGCCGACGGCGAGCAGGACGTCCACGAGCTGTTCCTGGCGAACTTCTTCGCCCAGACCAAGGCGCTGGCCTTCGGCAAGACCGCCGAGGAGGTGCGCGCCGAGGGCACCGAGGGCGATCTGGTCGCGGCCCGCGCGTTCTCCGGAGACCGCCCCACCACCTCGATCATGGCCCCGAAGCTCACGCCCTCGGTGCTGGGCCAGCTGATCGCGCTGTACGAGCACATCACCTTCGTCCAGGGCGTGGTGTGGGGCATCAACTCCTTCGACCAGTGGGGCGTGGAGCTGGGCAAGCAGCTCGCGAAGGACCTCGCGGGCGCCGTCGCGGGCGAGGAGTCCGCGATCGCCGCCGAGGACGCCTCGACCGCTGCGCTGATCCGCTACTACCGCGAGCACCGGCAGCGCTGA
- a CDS encoding ABC transporter substrate-binding protein: MAISRRSMMLGSAAGGVSALALAACGNGGEDGGSGGGSDGGGEGGNPILANGTEPQNPLIPTNTNEVGGGRIVQNVFAGLVSYDAEGTQSNEVAASIETEDSQTYTITLNEGWTFSDGTDVTAQSFVDAWNYGANASNAQLSGYFFEPIEGYEDLQGEDVAADATLTGLTAEDDLTLVVKLVSPQADFPIRLGYAAFSPLPKAFFDDPEGFGEKPIGNGPYTLTSWEHEVSAELAVNPDYAGNRKPANEGVRFTFYQDFETAYNDLLSAGVDVIDNIPASALTTFEDELGDRAINQPAAVFQSFTIHMEDPNFSGEAGSLRRQALSLAIDRQTICDAIFQGTSSPATDFSSPVVNGYSDSIPGSEVLQFDPEKAKQLWDEAEGIQPFEGPFTLAYNADGDHAAWVDAVTNQLLNNLGIEASGKSYPTFAALRDEVLNRTITGAFRSGWQADYPSVFNFLGPLYGSAAAEGRGSNDGDYMNDEFDQLLAEGLAATDEETAFAKAQAAEELLFRDLPAIPLWNDNVTGGSAETVENVTFGWDSQPQYHEITKTA, encoded by the coding sequence ATGGCGATTTCGCGACGATCAATGATGCTCGGCTCCGCGGCAGGCGGCGTCTCCGCACTGGCACTTGCTGCGTGCGGCAACGGCGGCGAGGACGGAGGCAGCGGCGGCGGCAGCGACGGAGGCGGCGAGGGCGGCAACCCGATCCTGGCCAACGGGACCGAGCCGCAGAACCCTCTGATCCCGACCAACACCAATGAGGTCGGCGGCGGACGCATCGTCCAGAACGTCTTCGCGGGCCTGGTCTCCTACGATGCCGAGGGCACCCAGAGCAACGAGGTCGCGGCGTCCATCGAGACGGAGGACAGCCAGACCTACACGATCACCCTCAACGAGGGGTGGACCTTCTCGGACGGCACCGACGTGACCGCGCAGAGCTTCGTCGACGCGTGGAACTACGGTGCCAACGCCTCCAACGCTCAGCTGTCCGGGTACTTCTTCGAGCCCATCGAGGGCTACGAGGATCTGCAGGGCGAGGACGTCGCCGCCGATGCGACGCTGACCGGCCTGACGGCGGAGGACGACCTCACGCTCGTCGTCAAGCTGGTCTCTCCGCAGGCCGACTTCCCGATCCGGCTGGGCTACGCCGCCTTCTCGCCCTTGCCGAAGGCCTTCTTCGACGACCCGGAGGGCTTCGGGGAGAAGCCGATCGGCAACGGCCCGTACACGCTGACCTCCTGGGAGCACGAGGTCTCCGCCGAGCTCGCGGTGAACCCGGACTACGCCGGCAACCGCAAGCCCGCCAACGAGGGAGTGCGCTTCACCTTCTACCAGGACTTCGAGACCGCGTACAACGATCTGCTCTCCGCGGGCGTCGACGTCATCGACAACATCCCGGCCAGCGCGCTGACCACCTTCGAGGACGAGCTCGGAGACCGCGCCATCAACCAGCCGGCCGCGGTCTTCCAGTCCTTCACCATCCACATGGAGGACCCGAACTTCAGCGGTGAGGCGGGCAGCCTGCGTCGCCAGGCGCTGTCGCTGGCGATCGATCGCCAGACGATCTGCGACGCCATCTTCCAGGGCACCTCGTCCCCGGCCACGGACTTCTCCAGCCCCGTGGTCAACGGCTACTCGGACTCCATCCCGGGCAGCGAGGTCCTCCAGTTCGATCCGGAGAAGGCCAAGCAGCTCTGGGACGAGGCCGAAGGGATCCAGCCCTTCGAAGGGCCGTTCACCCTCGCCTACAACGCCGACGGCGACCACGCCGCCTGGGTCGACGCCGTCACCAACCAGCTGCTGAACAACCTCGGCATCGAGGCCAGCGGCAAGTCGTACCCGACCTTCGCGGCGCTGCGCGACGAGGTCCTGAACCGCACGATCACCGGTGCCTTCCGCTCCGGCTGGCAGGCGGACTATCCCTCCGTGTTCAACTTCCTCGGCCCGCTGTACGGCTCGGCCGCGGCAGAGGGGCGCGGCTCCAACGACGGCGACTACATGAACGACGAGTTCGACCAGCTGTTGGCCGAGGGCCTCGCGGCCACCGACGAGGAGACCGCCTTCGCGAAGGCGCAGGCGGCCGAGGAGCTGCTGTTCCGCGACCTCCCGGCGATCCCGCTGTGGAACGACAACGTCACCGGCGGCTCCGCGGAGACCGTGGAGAACGTCACCTTCGGCTGGGACAGCCAGCCGCAGTACCACGAGATCACCAAGACGGCCTGA
- a CDS encoding ABC transporter permease: MAWYVIRRVLQMIPVFFGATFLVYFLVFSMPGDPIAALGGNKPLSPAVQDRLRAEYNLDEPLLTQYFLYLQGLIQGDFGTTFAGRPVIDDIRSAFPVTARLAVIAIVFEAVLGILGGVVSGLRKGTWIDSTLLVTSILVIAVPTFVIGFVAQFVFGVKLGWVTINVGANVSWGTLLLPGMVLGAVSFAYVLRLTRTQITETMTADHVRTATAKGLSRPRVINVHILRNSLIPVVTFLGVDLGQLMGGAIVTEGIFNIPGLGFHLFDAIQRGESTKMVSMVTLLVIIFIVSNLIIDLLYALLDPRIRYDART; this comes from the coding sequence ATGGCCTGGTATGTCATCCGGCGCGTGCTGCAGATGATCCCCGTCTTCTTCGGCGCGACGTTCCTGGTGTACTTCCTGGTGTTCTCGATGCCCGGAGACCCCATCGCGGCGCTCGGCGGCAACAAGCCGCTCTCGCCCGCGGTGCAGGACCGTCTCCGCGCGGAGTACAACCTCGACGAACCCCTCCTCACCCAGTACTTCCTCTACCTGCAGGGGCTGATCCAGGGCGACTTCGGCACGACCTTCGCGGGTCGGCCCGTCATCGACGACATCCGCAGCGCCTTCCCGGTGACCGCGCGGCTCGCCGTCATCGCGATCGTCTTCGAAGCCGTCCTGGGGATCCTCGGCGGCGTCGTCTCCGGGCTGCGCAAGGGCACCTGGATCGATTCGACCCTGCTGGTCACCTCCATCCTGGTGATCGCCGTCCCGACCTTCGTGATCGGCTTCGTCGCCCAGTTCGTCTTCGGCGTGAAGCTGGGATGGGTGACGATCAACGTCGGGGCGAACGTCAGCTGGGGGACGCTGCTGCTGCCCGGCATGGTGCTGGGCGCGGTCAGCTTCGCCTACGTGCTGCGGCTGACACGCACCCAGATCACCGAGACGATGACCGCGGACCACGTCCGCACGGCCACGGCCAAGGGCCTGTCCCGTCCGCGCGTCATCAACGTCCACATCCTGCGCAACTCGCTGATCCCCGTCGTCACCTTCCTCGGCGTCGACCTGGGACAGCTGATGGGCGGAGCGATCGTGACGGAGGGGATCTTCAACATCCCCGGGCTCGGCTTCCACCTCTTCGACGCGATCCAGCGCGGCGAGAGCACGAAGATGGTCTCGATGGTGACGCTGCTGGTCATCATCTTCATCGTCTCGAACCTGATCATCGATCTGCTGTACGCACTTCTCGACCCGAGGATCCGCTATGACGCACGCACGTGA
- a CDS encoding ABC transporter permease: MTHARDTSGATVRRGQEHFVAPVDETPLLAVDTLNTDVKPRSLWSQAWRDLRRNPMFIVSAVLIALVVTVAVFPRLFTDLDPYSQGACNLADNYGGPEPGHPFGFDRQGCDVYSRVIFGARPSVIVGVVTTIGVFVVGGLIGSVAGWFGGWIDAILSRLTDIFFAIPLILAAIVVGQVFELNAITLSLILVAFGWTAIARIARGSVMSVMNSEFITASKALGATSAQNLFRHVVPNAIAPVIVTAMVNLGVYIVLEATLSFLGVGLPASTISWGTDISTAQGALRVRPELLFYPSGALAITILSFIMLGDAVRDALDPKTKKR; the protein is encoded by the coding sequence ATGACGCACGCACGTGACACCAGCGGCGCCACGGTGCGCCGCGGCCAGGAGCATTTCGTCGCTCCGGTCGACGAGACCCCGCTCCTCGCGGTCGACACCCTCAACACCGACGTCAAGCCCCGCTCCCTCTGGTCGCAGGCCTGGCGCGATCTGCGGCGCAACCCGATGTTCATCGTCTCGGCGGTCCTCATCGCCCTGGTGGTGACCGTCGCCGTCTTCCCCCGCCTGTTCACCGACCTGGACCCCTATTCCCAGGGCGCCTGCAACCTGGCCGACAACTACGGCGGACCGGAGCCCGGCCATCCCTTCGGGTTCGACCGGCAGGGCTGCGACGTGTACTCCCGCGTCATCTTCGGTGCGCGTCCCTCGGTCATCGTCGGCGTCGTCACCACCATCGGCGTCTTCGTCGTGGGCGGTCTGATCGGGTCCGTGGCCGGCTGGTTCGGTGGGTGGATCGACGCGATCCTCTCCCGCCTGACGGACATCTTCTTCGCCATCCCGCTGATCCTGGCCGCGATCGTCGTCGGCCAGGTCTTCGAGCTCAACGCCATCACACTGTCGCTGATCCTGGTCGCCTTCGGCTGGACCGCGATCGCCCGCATCGCCCGCGGCAGTGTCATGAGCGTGATGAACTCCGAGTTCATCACCGCCTCCAAGGCGCTGGGAGCCACCTCCGCCCAGAACCTGTTCCGCCACGTCGTGCCCAACGCGATCGCACCCGTGATCGTCACCGCGATGGTCAACCTCGGCGTCTACATCGTCCTCGAGGCGACCCTGTCGTTCCTGGGGGTCGGTCTCCCGGCCTCCACGATCTCGTGGGGCACGGACATCTCCACCGCGCAGGGCGCGCTGAGGGTGCGTCCCGAACTGCTGTTCTACCCCTCCGGAGCACTCGCCATCACGATCCTCAGCTTCATCATGCTGGGAGACGCCGTGCGCGATGCCCTCGACCCGAAGACGAAGAAGCGATGA
- a CDS encoding ABC transporter ATP-binding protein has product MSYDPNFPHTDGDAVDEQRTAPVDPRTADDDAAAAVDLEQIHPAEGGAAGVVHDWDRDRPLLEISDLDITFSTSGGDVPAVRGANLTVYPGQTVAIVGESGSGKTTTAMAVAGLLASNGRVSSGSISFQDEDISRASGKRIRQLRGDEIGMVPQDPMSNLNPLWKIGFQVKEGLTANKVAKGKEADRRVVELLEEAGLPDAQRRAKQYPHEFSGGMRQRALIAMGLAARPSLLIADEPTSALDVTVQRQILDHLDVLTGQLGVAVLLITHDLGLAAERAQHVVVMYRGRVVESGPALEILQNPQHPYTKRLISAAPSLASQRLTSRSERAEVREQAPERTTGDAAAERGNGEVDEDAVIQVQDLTKVFDIRGSVPWRSTPFTAVDSVSFDLKRGTTTAIVGESGSGKSTVAQMVLKLLQPTSGRVLFEGKDITTYQGAELKNLRRRLQPVFQNPYGSIDPTYSIFRTVEEPLRLHGVTKHAEREARVRQLLDQVSLPAATMQRYPNELSGGQRQRIAVARALALRPEVLVLDEAVSALDVLVQDQVLQLLSDLQAELDLSYIFITHDLAVVRQIADDVMVMDHGKVVEHARTEQVFTDPQQEYTRRLLEAIPGRGITLGAEG; this is encoded by the coding sequence ATGAGCTACGACCCGAACTTCCCGCACACCGACGGCGACGCCGTCGACGAGCAGCGCACGGCTCCGGTCGATCCGCGCACGGCGGACGACGACGCGGCCGCGGCGGTGGACCTCGAGCAGATCCATCCCGCCGAGGGCGGTGCCGCCGGCGTCGTCCACGACTGGGACCGGGACCGCCCGCTGCTCGAGATCAGCGACCTCGACATCACTTTCTCGACATCCGGCGGCGACGTGCCGGCGGTCCGCGGCGCGAACCTGACCGTGTATCCCGGCCAGACCGTGGCGATCGTCGGCGAGTCAGGCTCCGGCAAGACCACCACCGCGATGGCGGTCGCCGGGCTGCTGGCCTCCAACGGCCGCGTCAGCTCCGGGAGCATCTCCTTCCAGGACGAGGACATCTCCCGAGCCTCCGGCAAGCGCATCCGCCAGCTGCGGGGCGACGAGATCGGCATGGTCCCCCAGGACCCGATGTCGAACCTGAACCCGCTGTGGAAGATCGGCTTCCAGGTCAAGGAAGGGCTGACCGCCAACAAGGTCGCCAAGGGCAAGGAGGCCGACCGTCGGGTCGTCGAGCTGCTCGAGGAAGCCGGCCTGCCGGACGCCCAGCGGCGGGCGAAGCAGTACCCGCACGAGTTCTCCGGCGGCATGCGCCAGCGCGCCCTGATCGCCATGGGCCTCGCGGCGCGCCCGTCCCTGCTGATCGCCGACGAGCCCACCAGCGCCCTGGACGTGACGGTCCAGCGCCAGATCCTGGACCACCTCGACGTGCTCACCGGCCAGCTCGGCGTCGCCGTCCTGCTGATCACCCACGACCTGGGCCTGGCCGCCGAGCGGGCCCAGCACGTGGTGGTCATGTACCGCGGACGCGTGGTGGAGTCCGGCCCGGCGCTGGAGATCCTCCAGAACCCCCAGCACCCGTACACCAAGCGCCTGATCAGCGCGGCGCCGTCGCTGGCGTCCCAGCGGCTGACCTCACGCTCCGAGCGCGCCGAGGTGCGCGAGCAGGCTCCGGAGCGGACGACGGGGGATGCCGCCGCGGAGCGCGGGAACGGCGAGGTCGACGAGGACGCGGTGATCCAGGTCCAGGATCTCACCAAGGTGTTCGACATCCGGGGTTCCGTGCCCTGGCGGAGCACCCCGTTCACCGCCGTCGACTCGGTCTCCTTCGACCTGAAGCGCGGGACCACCACGGCGATCGTGGGGGAGTCGGGGTCCGGCAAGTCCACCGTCGCCCAGATGGTCCTCAAGCTCCTCCAACCCACGTCCGGGCGGGTGCTGTTCGAGGGCAAGGACATCACGACCTATCAGGGCGCCGAGCTCAAGAATCTGCGACGTCGCCTGCAGCCGGTGTTCCAGAACCCCTACGGTTCGATCGACCCCACCTACTCGATCTTCCGCACGGTCGAGGAGCCCCTGCGGCTGCACGGCGTCACCAAGCATGCCGAGCGGGAGGCCCGGGTCCGCCAGCTGCTGGACCAGGTCTCGCTGCCCGCGGCGACCATGCAGCGCTACCCCAACGAGCTCTCCGGGGGACAGCGGCAGCGCATCGCGGTCGCCCGCGCGCTCGCCCTGCGGCCCGAGGTGCTGGTGCTCGACGAGGCCGTCTCGGCACTCGACGTCCTGGTCCAGGACCAGGTGCTCCAGCTGCTCAGCGACCTCCAGGCCGAGCTCGACCTGTCCTACATCTTCATCACCCATGATCTCGCCGTCGTGCGCCAGATCGCCGACGACGTGATGGTGATGGACCACGGGAAGGTCGTCGAGCACGCTCGCACGGAGCAGGTGTTCACCGACCCGCAGCAGGAGTACACCCGGCGC